A genomic region of Haliaeetus albicilla chromosome 8, bHalAlb1.1, whole genome shotgun sequence contains the following coding sequences:
- the CTBS gene encoding di-N-acetylchitobiase: MGRPWGRWLLPLGLLQLLGGPAAGACPCQDPRLCHPVTGTGGFEVFVFDVGKETWKSYDWSKITTVAAFGKYDPELMCYAHSKGSRIVLKGDVPLKEIVDPAKRTAWISQQVDLAKNQHMDGINIDIEQEVNETSPEYHALTELVKETTDAFHREIPGSQVTFDVAWSPACIDKRCYNYTGIADACDFLFVMSYDEQSQIWTDCIAKANAPYLQTLVGYEEYITMGIDPKKLVMGVPWYGYDYVCQNLSKDHVCSLSKVPFRGAPCSDAAGRQVPYGAIMKQVNSSLSGVLWDEVQKSPFYEYKDSLGHFHQVWYDDPRSISLKAAYVKSRGLRGIGMWNGNSLDYSREAVAEQQTEAMWQALTP, from the exons ATGGGGCGGCCGTGGGGCCGGTGGCTGCTGCCGCTCggcctcctgcagctgctgggcggccccgccgccggtgCGTGCCCCTGCCAGGACCCGCGGCTCTGCCACCCCGTCACGGGCACCGGCGGCTTCGAG GTGTTCGTGTTCGATGTGGGAAAGGAAACCTGGAAATCCTACGACTGGTCAAAAATCACAACCGTGGCAGCTTTCGGGAAGTACGATCCTGAGCTCATGTGCTATGCTCACTCTAAAGGCTCCAGGATAGTACTGAAAG GTGATGTACCTCTTAAGGAAATTGTTGATCCTGCTAAAAGAACGGCATGGATATCCCAACAGGTGGACCTTGCAAAAAACCAGCATATGGATGGAATTAACATAGATATAGAGCAAGAAGTTAATGAAACCTCCCCTGAGTATCATGCATTAACAGAGCTTGTTAAAGAAACTACAGATGCTTTTCACAGAGAAATACCAGGATCACAG GTAACATTTGATGTGGCTTGGTCTCCAGCATGCATAGATAAAAGGTGCTACAACTACACTGGAATTGCAGATGCCTGTGACTTTTTATTTGTGATGTCCTATGATGAACAGAGCCAGATCTGGACAGACTGTATTGCAAAAGCCAATGCTCCTTACCTGCAGACTTTAGTTG GATATGAAGAGTACATTACTATGGGCATTGATCCGAAGAAACTGGTGATGGGCGTCCCTTGGTACGGGTATGACTATGTCTGCCAAAACCTATCTAAG gatcATGTTTGTTCCCTTTCCAAAGTACCTTTCCGTGGGGCTCCTTGCAGTGATGCTGCAGGGCGTCAGGTCCCCTACGGAGCAATAATGAAGCAGGTGAACAGTTCTCTTTCAGGGGTGCTGTGGGATGAGGTACAGAAATCTCCATTTTATGAATACAAG GATTCTCTTGGTCACTTCCACCAAGTATGGTATGATGACCCCCGCAGCATCTCTCTAAAAGCAGCATATGTGAAGAGTCGAGGTTTAAGGGGCATTGGCATGTGGAATGGAAATAGTCTTGACTATTCCAGGGAAGCTGTAGCGGAACAACAAACTGAAGCAATGTGGCAAGCCCTGACACCGTAA